Within Vicia villosa cultivar HV-30 ecotype Madison, WI linkage group LG1, Vvil1.0, whole genome shotgun sequence, the genomic segment tgtttggcacaacaattcgTTGGAAATtgacacttcagaaggttgttgccttCTCAACCACTGAAGAAGAATATATTGccctcactgaagctgtgaaagaagcagtgtggcttgaaggttttgctaaggagtTGGAACTTGAAGGTCGAGCTATCACTGTTAAACATGATAGTTAAAGTGCAATACACCCGTCGAAGAATTTAACTTATCATAAGCAAACTAAATGCTGCTAATATGTAAAAAAATCCAAGTGATGAAGGTTTTGACATATTACAATGCTGCTAATATGATCACCAATACATTGCAAAGTTGCAAgcttttccactgtatgcagttaataaagctgcatgaagaaagctagtttgttccctgaTGTTATAGTGTTTGTTTCAAGGTGGATATTTGTGAGATATTAGATCAAACTCTAGTAGGGTCGAAGGATATCTTCTTGGTTTGATAATTCGACAGGAAATTAGCATGTCTTCGAAGTCTGTtcacatgttgtagtcgaagtatgctaggattgttagcatgtcgaattAGGCCTATTTGTTATGCTAAATTGTTTAACTTAGCTTGTTTCCTAAGGTAGTTTGTGTAATGGGTCTGTGtgaaaagcccattagtttagtatgttagttttattataaatagcatactagtctcccatcattgcacactgcaaatcctaattagggtgaaagatgttatttgttattctataacacttgtaatcttgttttatagagaaagtaaagaatacaaatttataaccaatttcattgtgttcttcttgcttccTTCTTTCCTACCCTTGTGAGTTTCTTGCCAAGAAAAgaaacctattatactttgttcttagcATCGATTTCACAACAGTGTTTTTACGAGGAACATGTGTTCATAGTTTTTTTGGAGGAAGAGGTATGATTCATActttacaattttttatttgtattttatatagcttctaattttatttatatttgattttcttagTATCGCGATGGATCACTCAAACGTATAAATAGCAACAAGAAGATTGTCACTCTGCAGACTCCAAATGAGGAATGATCCTTTATGTCATTTGAGACAATAGATTAATTTGTCTCTCCACATGTTTCAATATAATTGATCATGATCTGCTGAGAGTCTTTTTAGAGAGGTGGTACGAGGAGACGAACACCTTCCACCTTTCAGTTGTGGAGATGAAAATGACACTTGACAATGTTTCTTGTCTTCTGTGTATGCTATCCAAGAATGTCCCTGTGATCATATGGTTGTAACCATAGTTGATAGAGTCTATATGATGGTTATTGAGAActaaatgacacttaaaaaattttaattgactaagaAACACTCGGTAAGTGCGAATGTCATTGACGAGGAGAACAACGATGTTAAGGGACATATGTACAAACACTTCACCATTaagatgtattatttatttataaaggtTCGCCCGTTTTCATAGACAAAAGTACCAGGTACACTCACGTGATATATTTGAAGTATATCAGATATCTATATATGGACGATAACTACATAAAACTACTTACGTTGTCAATGTTGAGAATAATAAGTTTAAGTGTGAGCaagagtcccacattggttaTAAATATGGAGAGTTGAATATTTATAAGTGAGATatctcatacacatatcaccttaaagttttggatgattatgtggtgtctctctcatTTGTTTGTTGCTCTTGGCTTTATTAAATGTTCCTCTTCACGAGCTCACAATCAAGACTAGACTAACAAACCACATTCTTTTTGGTTGAGAAAATAACGACTATCACGAGCCGATGTTAGACGGGTGATGAAAATAAATTAGACAATTTCTTTGTAGACCCCCCTATGGGGAGAACCCCTACCGAAAACTCCAAAATACTCCTgctccggagatgcatctccgaagtattttttttccagatttttccataattcggagatgtatctcagAAAACATCAATTGGGGGTGTTTCCGGAAATATATCTCCGAAATAAACCATTTTGGGGGGTTTCAGAAGTACACTTCCGGAAAAAAATGTCTTCTTCTCCACATCAGTTTATCAGTTTTAACATATTTGGAAGAAAAATCAGTTTTGATTTTGGAAGAAAAACCAAACATGTAGTAAAAAATGGTAACAATTAAGCTTATTTTCAAAGGTCTATGAAGCTAAAGTTCAATTCTCTTTTGTAGATCACCTTCTCCCCCTCCTGAAATTTAACGTAAAAATTCTAGAACTTCCGTGAAGCAACACATCCAATTTGTCACGCAAGTGTTGCTTATCGTCCACTGAATTTGACCTGGACCGCTTCTTGTTCTTGGGTATGCTTTCATCCACTTTTCTTAGGGAAGATCGGCTCCAGTGAGGCTTCTCATCCACAAATACTGACCTGCattttttcggaagtgtattttcGAAACgcctaaaaataatttatttcggaaatacattttcgaaaacatttttttttaaaaaaattgttttcgaAGTTTTTGGgtgtttcggaaatacattttcgaaataTGAAAGCATTTTAGAAATTTCGTTAGAGAttcccaaaaaaaaaagtaagGGGTCTATAAAGAAAGTTCCATAAATTAAAACAGGGCAATTTTTCATTTTGACGAATGATTGATGTCATACATTATAGATTGTATTAAGCCTTTGTGACATACTCTTATCATTTGCTGCAACTAAAGAAATGTTGGATCATAATCAGCAAGTGCTTCTACCTAATTAAAGATGCATTAACCTTTCAATTTTCAAATGTTAATTTCAGTGCATTCGTTATTGGTAAATGACAAGCATTGATAGAGATATTTGAATGATGTGATACAAAAAGAAATAGACATTTGAACACCCTTTTTATACTTGCTCATTTTCACATCCTTTAATATGTTCATTAGCATAGTTTGTGGTGGCAACTTGCTGCACCTGGGTAGTCTGCTCCATCAAATTTAGTTATTTTAAAGATAAATACCagcaaaaagatagagaaggtAACAATATAACTTTCATAaacaaatcataaaaataaataaattaaatcacacatattaaaataataatggatCGCATTTCAACATGCAATCTCAATAAATAAAAACTCAAATTTTTGAGGACCCATGATGGTGGCTGCTCCATCAAATTTAgcttttttttacttaattttaaaataattttttattacaattcaaaataaaaaaataaattcttaaatttttcttccatctcaaatGACCTTGAATAAGTCAAGCTCACTCAATTCAAGATCAAGATGCATGAAGATAGCTTGTTCCATCTCCCTCTTAAAGGCGTGATTATAGGATAAAATGATTTTTGCATAACATTTCTCTGAATTGACCTATAGTGAACCTTAATATCAACATCAAACTCGTTTGTGTGCTTTAGAGCTTGAATCTCTTCCTTTGACCATATCATCTCCTTCCATTGGTTATGATAGATCACCATATTTTGcttcttctcccccttttagcTTTTCCACAAAGTGCTAAGATTCGTTAAGCTCCGTCTCCAAGGAAAAGAGCCTCTTGATTTCTAAATTCAACAAAATCTTGTTCTGATAAAAGTCTTACTTTACCTTCCCCGGATCATTTTTTAGCTTCTCTTCATCCTTCTTCACCTGATCACATTCATCAAACACTTTTCTCCATAGAAGGGCACATCGCAACATGTAGGTCTCACCATTTGGAAAAGTTGTGTCACACCCATCTTTTTCTCCTTATAGATTTCATTTGGCATGTTAATATGATCATATATAAAGTTAATGTTGTTAAAAATCTTATCTCATTACTTATTTACTTGCGGGAGACATCGAAGTTGACGTTCCTTAATGACGACCTCATACATCGATGTCTATGGGCACCTCCCTCTCTAGGTAGATAGAAGCATCCACATCCTTATCCAAATCATGAGATTTCCTCAAGTTAACCTTGTGCCTCTTTTCATTAAGTAGGATCAAATTCTCGGCAGGACGAACATGTTTTTTATGGTAATTGGCACCACATTAATGACTTTGGACTCATCCAttgttctctttttcttttaagtaCGAGCTAGTGGGCTGGATAAATCTCTCTAGTGAATAAGGCCTCACATCTCTAGGCCTTATTCTTTGCTAAAAATGCTTTCCTCTTCGACATGGATAAAACTTTGAATCTTTCGAAACAAAAGGAAAGATGTTAATACTAAGGAAACCGCTAGGTACAACAATTCTCATAATCAAATCCTAGTATCGACATACACTCTCTCGTCCAATACTAAGGAAACTGCTGGGTACAGTATCCTCAAAGATAACCATAGAAAAATTTACCCTGCCCCACACTCGAACGAGCTTGTCTTTTCTTATTTTGTAATTTGACGAGTGTAAAGTAAGTTAGCCCATATTGGCAAGGGAGTTTATAGAAACGCCTGCAATGGGTGTGATCCTAATGGTCCATATAGGATTTCGAACTCCTTGGTGAAGGCTCAGCTATTTGGTTGGAGTTATGAGGGAGGAAACATTAATTGTCTTTTTCTTTACGACATCAAGTAACCGTCAGTAGAATATTAAGCCATCATTAGCTTGAGTGAGTGTCAATGGCCTTGCTCGTTAACGTATAAGACGATGGACGACCTAGATAGGTTGATCCTTCCCAAGATGATTTTTTATCATTTCCATCATTTATTACTCACTCAAATTTCTAGTTAGTTCCATTAATCAGGAAATCAACATTTTATCTATTTGGATGACCACAGACAAATTCAATCTTAAACATGTAGGTAACATCATTGCCACACAAGACATCACCTTTAAATACTTTGCCTTAAATCACTTCAACCTTAGACGTCTATGCTTAAGGGACTGTGTGAACCGTCATGAAATTTTCTTACAGGTTGTGTGCTTGAGGGACTGTGAGCTATCATGGCTCTGCCTTAAAACCATTTGCCCTTACATGCCTCGTGCGTGTGGGACTGTAAATCATCATGACTTTGCTCTAACAGTTCTCATGCTTAAGGGACTTTGAATTGTCACAAAATAATCTAAGTCTGAACATTGATGTTTTCCTTAAAATATATTGCCCTTACAAACCTTGTATTTGAGAGACTGTGGACAATTACGAACATCGCGACATTGAGCATCGCCCTTAAATCACTTTGCCCACCAATGACCCCGTGCTTGGGGAACTATGTATCGTTAATAACATGATATCCAAATTCATATTGTTATAAGAAATTTGATCCTAAGCATAAAATTATGGATACTTACGAACATCACGACCCTAAACATCACCCTTAAAGCACTTCTCCCATCAATGACCTCGTGCTTAGGAAACTGTGTATTATTATAAACACAATATACCACATTCATATTGTATAAAAGAAATTGAAACTACTTGATAACAACCATGTATTAAGCATGAAGGGTGGATGGTGATATCTAGCAAAACAAGTATGTGCTCGCCATGTGGGCGAGGTCACCGTATTGTGAGGTCTACACGGCTTTGAGTCAGGAAGTTGACTCAACCTCGAGTAATGTAATAAATTTGGATAAGAATCACATATCTACATCTCAAACAAAGGAGGCGCAATGTAATAAATGATAATAAAACATATTGTGCATAAGAATCATAGGCATAAAGGCCAAAAAGCCAAAATGTATATAAAGATACAAGAAAAAGAATCAACATAGGGTATGTATCATCACTTAGAGACAAATCATTAACCCTAAAAGCCTTATAACTTTGCGCATTGAAGACATGATATGTGTTATTATACAAAATAAAtaccaaaataatatttataatgagGGGTAAAAGCCCAAACAAAGTATAAATAGAATCAATTCATTATTCATACAAGGAATATAAAAAATCACAAAGAACAAACGCAAACAGAAACAGGGGAACACTTCAAAAACTAAAAAGTTACACAAATAAACTTCAAAACTCTAATAATCCCTCAGAGAATCTGCACGCCAAAGGAGGAACAAGCTAGAACTTAAGCTCATTGGACCACCAACATCTTATCAAAAATTGCTAAAGCACAACACTACCAATTTGGCTGATATCTCAACCCGCTATTGtttaatccaaaaaatataattgtaaagTTAAAATGTGAAGGGCAAGAATTCTCCCCTATTTTCAAGCAAAAATAAATACCCATCTCCTTCACTTCTTTCACGTTTATTATAGAATCAGAAAACGGAAGTGTCATCGTTTATAGCAGTTTGTTTTTATCAAAAACTTTAATTAATCCTGTCATCAAGGTTTGAGTAAAAAAAATGTGTGTATTTGTTTTAAAATCTCGAGTTCCAGGCAATAATTTATTATCCCATTTCATgggatttttctttttctctgtTGATAATGTCGCGAGCTCTTAAGATCATGTGGGCACTTTACTTATTTGACATGAAACTCAATAGACACTTCCGTAAGAGTAAAATAAGTGAGAGTATACATTTTTTTGGCTATGGTGGTATCATTAGTTATTTGTTGGATTCATTTTACAAGAAAATTGAGGTGCTGAATTTAAAAGACTGCGTGATTATTTAGAacacaaaattataaaataagtaGCATTTTTTGTAGAACCCGTTTTACATACATCAAAATCGAGAGCTCCATTACTTCTGCAGTTGTCTTAATCCTCTCTACTTATTCGAGATAGCAGCTAGAAACTCTTAACCAGAATTCGGGACGGTTAGGGTGGTGGTTTGGGTTTTGTAATCCAGATTTAGAGCGCTTATTCAGAACTGAGGGAAATGTAGAGCCTTAATAAAATTAAACTCCATAGGTAAACGCCCGGTGGGAGTGGTTGATTCAATTTTTTATACCTCAATCATTCTTTTCAACATAATTTTTTCTTAACAAAAACCTTTAGAACACTTGTTAGCAAGAACTTCATAAACCTGCTAAATTTTGATGAAACAGTCAATTACAGGTTAaatctttcagtctttggtggACTACCTCTGATGGTATTCCACTCTATAATTCACCACTAAAGTCGCAATTGAAATGTATAACAATGTATAGGAAAAAGAAATTGTcgagtttgtttagtatagcacATGCAAATCAAGAAACATAACCTAAGAGCAATAGTTATCACAGACAAGCACGAGACTCAAATAACAAAAACCAGCAGTTTGAATCATTAATTGATTATACCAAGTAAACAAAGAACCATTTTCACTTGAGTTATAAACCCACAATGGTGGTAAAACTTGCAATTATGCAATTTTATTAAGACAAAAGAATGGAtgcaaagaaaatcaagagtCCATGATAATGAGGTTCTGATGGGTCTGAGTTACAAAACAACCACCTCCTCCATAAGAAGAAATAGTCAAGTCATTCCTTCTTTCCTATTCCATGCGACATATTATAGATCCCTCGTCCCTGTACAAATGTATAAAGTATTGTTCATTAGATATGGTTATAAACAAGTGGATATGCACTGTAAACTTCAAGTTGATGAAGTCAACAGCTAAAACATGAAGGAAAAAAATCATATCACAATTGAACTTACAATCATGAAAAGTGAGGCTGCAGTAAAAGCAAGTGGAATTGCAACAGATGTAATCTTGTCATAGGGCCCTTTCAAGTGAGTATGGTTACGCATGTTCTGGAAATATTTTTGCTTCTCAATAAGCTTCTCTCGTTGTCTGAACGGTGCTTCGGTTGCTTGTGTCATCCTGCAGATGGCAAACAATTATCTCATAAATGCTTTCCTTTTCTCTTCATCAAAAAACTGAGATAAAATGACAGCCTAAACTAACGCCAAggaaagacaaaaataaaacgaTGGAAAGAGTaagaccatactttatttttttactaaatgTTACAATCATACAGACGATACAGATATAGGTAGTGCCCCTTACAATGAACTATGTTTTAATTTACATTAGGAAACAAGCTACAGCAAAAAAGTTTTAAACTTGTTACACATCCCTCTACAGAAAAAATGGATACCCGGGTaggattaatatttataaataaaacccTCAACCGAAATTGAAGACAGTTCTACCAAACCTGGTATGATAACACATGTTTTCAAAAGTACTAGTTATCTGATTCTCTAATAGGCAGAGGTCCCTAAATTGTGTATAACCTTTGTGGAACTAGTCTTGACATCCCTCCACAGAAAAATGGATACCCATGTAGGATTAGTATTTATAGATAACCTCGGGTAATTTCTTAGACATTAAACTTGACATATAGACCGAAACACTCAACCGAAATTGAAGACAGTTCTACCAAACTTGGTATGATAACACATGTTTTCAAAAATACTAGTTATCTGATTCCCTAATAGGTATAGGTCCCTAAATTGTGTATGTAACCTTTGTGGAACTAGTCTTGACTCTTGCCACCTCTTTCCAAACTCAACAATACAAAAATAGTTCAGTTGCAAAAACATAGAAAACATGAACTAAGCAAAAGCATATTTCTATACACTTGTTCTTTAAGTATCGCTAGCTTGCTCCAATTTGACTCATTGCCTTTATCTACTTTGTTTAAGGCTAAATTATAGCAGCTTGTATTTTACTCCCTGAGTAGGGTTTCTGCAGACCTACTCTGTGTAGTTCCCTCTAAACCTACCAAGGAATGATTGACTTAAGACTTTCAAGTCATGACACTTTTACCATTTGAAAATTGTATGCAAAATCTTGGCCTCATTTTCCAAACCTAAGCATTATTGCATTTGAATCTTAACTAAGAACCTCCAAAGCTAAAGGAGGTTCTTAGTTAAGATAAGCATTACTGCATTTGCATCTTGAGCTGCCATATTTATGTAATTCTCATGCTTGTCAGAGGTTAATAAATAATTCTAACATGAACATCTACCAAAACAGCATGAACAAGCATAGGCACCAGTAACTTTCTCAAATTTATAAACACGTCTCCAGGGTTGAGCAATTCTAAATAAATTTAAGGTCATCATAAATCATATAGCATTCTAGGACTTGAGAAATAGTTTTGCTGACTTAGAAACAACTTATCCAGTTCTCaaatatatttgaaataaaagCATCCAAAAAATGTTAGAAATTCGTCCATTATCAAGCCATCAAAATTAAAGATCTTTCGAAAAAAATCATACAAACTCCATTTTTCCTGAAATTTAATAAGCGGGGCCATTTCCATTTCCAGCAAGAATCTTTTGTAAGATATAGTGTCATAGGGTGGAACAAAACTCGACGAAATCACCAAAATCAAAATACAAGACCCCAACACACATAAACAAACCGTGTGCGTCAGTCAACCTAAATTCAAATCCCAAAGATTTCCACCAAATTCAAACAGAATCAAGATCATCACAATAATCCATAAATTTGCAAGCTTTCAGCAACAACATGATCTAAATCATTCCGATCCATATGTAAACTAAACCAACTTACACAAAACTCGAAATCAACAAAGGGACGGAGTTTGATAATCTTAAATCCAGTAGACACaagcaataaaataaacataatcgAATATTTCAAGCAATCTATCACTATATTAGCGAGAAAACCATAACACAATCACATATTCAAGGAACACCGGTAATTTTCGCAAAACCACAATTTTACCGAAATCCCTAGATCCAAAGGCTAACGTGCATTCGCATAAAAGAAGAGAACTCACCTGATTGAATATGAAAGTATGAATGAAGTTGTGGAAACGAAACCCTAGAATCCTCGCCTTTCTTCTGACCTCTATGCGCGAAAGTATAATGTTTTGTGACTGAAGAATGGAATTGCAAATTTGACAAAGTATTTCGCTTTTATTATACCCATTTTACCCTTCGTTCGATATTAAATGACCAGATTATTCTCTAATTCATTGGGTCATACAGCTAATGGGCTTAAAACTTGGGTGGATTTCATTTCTACACCTGTACATAGGTATTAACacaaatattaaaatgtttttcataatcaaattaaatcaatattttttgttCAAATAATTGGATGGAGTGGATGTATATCCACATTTTCTTTGAGTAATCGAATGATTAGTGCGCGTCATATTGTTCGGCCATCCAAttcaaaacactttaaaacaaaCTCAAACCCACACAATTTATCTTTCACGCCCCTATGTGTAACACTTTAAACCTCGCGCTTAATATTACATAATAAAGCATATAGAACACACATATTTACATTTAGGATGTTACTCGACATCAAACATGTATGTTCTGTAacacataattaaaataagacATTCAATACTTGTCATTGCATGTTCATATTTATTTAGGGTATCATTACAGTggaaatataaaaataagcatGCTTCGCAAATCATATAAGTTTCAAGAAAATACTTTATTAAAATGCAAACAGATGCGGTAAGAATCTCCTTAACACGATAAATTCATTACAACAACGAGTGTATAACATCCAACCCTCTAAATAACataaatgaaaaaattaaaaacatcgtTCCCCGCatagtgttacaaatcagagcaacATAATAAAGTAAACAGTACATACTGCAAGGTAGAGTATAAAATGCATACATATTCTACAGATAATTGcatacatcatcatacaacacattCTCACACCCAACTCAACAATCACAcacaaatataaatattatgcatATAACTCGTTTCTATAATGCAACtcaatgcatatgcatgtggtatcaacTCAAGATTTGGTTCTCTCAGGAACTAGGGTCCCTCTCTGAACCCATGAGCCCTCTTCTCTGAGCTCCAAGCCACATCTCTAAGCTTGGGATAAGCCACTAGTCCCCTCTCTAAACTAGAAAGCATGCTTGTTGATACAACTCAAATGATGCATGAACTATACATACCAATATCAATATTAATGCATTAAGACTCCTCTCTGACCTTAACATAATGCACTAACAAATCTCATAATCCCCTCTCTAGATTACCACACAACGATCAATAAATAACTATTAACTGTAAATTCGACGTTCTCTAGAGGAAAGACATTCAGGAGACAAAGGATTGAATTTTATGAAGAAAGATTGGCTTCGATAAGGCAGGAGATATCTttgacaaattaattttatagaatCTAGTCACACTGATAGGTTGATTGTTCTATATTagacttagaaatattttaagTCATTCAGACTTGGAATTCGAAAAATAGGATTTCGAAATAGGCCAATAACAGGGTTTTTGACCTTATATGTCACTTAAGAAGGACGTGTGGAGGCTTGCAAAAGGCGAAGCGCATGCAGGAGGAAACGTGTCATCTTCTAAGTAGAAGACTGTTGCAGTCGAATAAGTATATATAGGAGTCTTAGTAAGTAATCGAAGTATCTAAATTCGGatgactagcgcttgtttacctaAATcaagggtaaacaaattggcacgcctagTGGGAGCCTTTGTGTCcagttcaattttttaaaaaattttgttaGTTTTTGTAAATTCTACATGGTAACTTCCTCCCATACTTTGTTGTATGAGATTGAGGAGTGGTAGGGTAGCCAGAAGTAACAAATCCATACTCAAAAGGAAATACGTTAGAAGGATGGTCAATCCACGCCAACTAACAGTGTAGAACAGCTTCCCCTTTCGAAAGGGAAAAATACGACCATAACAAATGTGTCTGAAGCAATACCCTCCACAATGAGTACAACGGCAATACCGTCAAATGCGCAAAGTAGGCCAATTTTATCCCCCGTCCGAATGCATGGTTAACCAATGACCCCGAGGCCAGTGGAGAATAATAATGTTAGGTTACCTTTTGTGTCTGGATTCACAATGCCATCAAATGGTCGGGAACAACCATATGACATGCCAACTTCTGTGATGGCAAATTTACACAACAATGTATCAACATTTGCTAAACAATTGGCGACTACGTTTTTGCCCTTACAAGGGTCAGGATCTGTCGTAAATAATTTGGGTCGAAACACCCACAACCCACCGTTTTTACGAATAACTCTTTGATAGTGTTAAGACAATAAATGGATGAAAGTAATTATAAAATAGTTAACATGCTTACCCAACATATGGGTACCATATTCAACCCTTTGATATAAAATATCATCCAAATTAATCAGCAATTGGCAGTTGACGcaaattgcagatttctttggcgCTTCTCAAGTGCCAAATCGACAACCCCGTCAAAAATGGATGTTAGAAAACCtatggtgtgtttgtttcaagattTAAAACTGTACTTCTTGGAATAATATTCTTATGATTCTTGTTCCTAGGAATATTATTCTTAATTATGTGTTTGgtagaaatttaaatttttaatgaataattataaaatttgtttaatttaaaattataataaaattaatataagtaTTATGTGAGTGATATTGAGAAGTTATAATTTATTGAATTTATTCTCATAAGAATGTTATATTCCCtccttttaatttttagaataaaataaaaagaaacacgTGTAATAATATTCTTAGAAATAATAAATACCTTAAAATAATTTCATAAAACTTGAGTCAAACATGAGAATGCGTAGCCATATTTCAAAAATAGTTTCTTGAaccttaaaaaaaactaaaaaagcaTAGTCCAAAAGTCATCCTAGAAGAGGATTCAACGATCAATCATGCCCAACAATTCTAAAAAATTTAACGGTCAATCCTAGAAGAGGATTCAACGATCAATCATGCCCAACAATTCTAAAAAATTTAAGGGTCATCCTAGAAGAGGATTCAACGATCAATCATGCCCAACAattctaaaaaatttaaatagtatTATAATAAT encodes:
- the LOC131637580 gene encoding uncharacterized protein LOC131637580 yields the protein MTQATEAPFRQREKLIEKQKYFQNMRNHTHLKGPYDKITSVAIPLAFTAASLFMIGRGIYNMSHGIGKKE